The region TGAACATTTCTACGGTGAACTTGTCGGAATACAAATCGGCGTTCGAGATAGTTCAACCTACTGATTTGGTGTACGTCAATTCTGCTTATCCTCAAGGCAATGGCAATGATCTTCTCCCCAATCCCAGTCGTTGGAAAAAATCAAATGTTCAGCCGAAGAAGAACGAATCCGTAGAAACAACCGTGCCGTTACAGAAATTGCTAGGTGGGTCTACTGGGATGCTGGCATACGGTGTGCAGGCACGTACCAACTCCTATCAGGAAGACGGCAAGCAGAAATTTCGGGAACCAACGTTTTATGGAATGGTGCAGCTTACAAATCTGGGTGTGTTTGCCCAATGGTTTCCTGAATCCGGTCTGGTGCGAGTCCATCATTTATCGGATGGCTCTCCTGTAGGGAATGCGTCTGTGCAAATTTATAAATCTCAATTGGAGTCAAAAGATCGTTCAACTCCAACTCCCTGTGCAGCAGGCAAAACGGATGCCAGCGGAATGTTGACATTAGCCAAAAATCAGTTTCAAGGATGTCGCAATGTGGGTGTGGAAACTGCTCCTGCCTTGTTGGTGATTGCACAGGAAGGAAAAGATTGGGCATTTACTCGCACCTATGAATATAGTGGTGCCTATGACTATGGCATCGATGCAGGCTGGGAGAGTGGCAAACCAATTTCGCGCGGCACAATTTTTAGTGATCGCCAGCTTTACCAACCCGGTGAAACAGTGTATCTGACAGGTGCCGCCTACTATTTGCAAGCAGGCGAGTTGAAACAAGACAAGAATGTCAAATTCACCATCACACTGCAACGCCCTGATGGCCAAAAGCAAGCATTGGGGACGCAGACCAGCACTCAGTTTGGCACTTTTTCCTTACCTGTGACGCTCGATAAAACCCAGCCATTGGGAACTTATGTTGTTCAAGCAAAGAGCGAAAATGGAGCCGAAATTACTGGAGAGTTCCGGGTTGCCGAATTCAAGCCACCTAACTTCAAAGTGGCGCTGACATTGAACGCACCTGGTAAAGGGCAATCGGGAGCCATAAACCGCGATCGCTTACCAATTTCGCCCGATGAGTCATCCGCCTTTGTACCCATTGCCCTACCAGAGCAAACGGTAGAAGCGAAAGTGCAGAGCAATTATTTGTTTGGTCCACCCGTGCAGGCAGGGGAAGCCAAGTATTACATCACACGTCAACAAACTGAGTTTGCCCCAAAAGGTTGGGATGGTTATTCCTTTGGGCGACGCTGGTTCTGGCCCGAAGAAACACCAGAAGTTTCCAGTGATGTGCTGCAAACGACCCAAATTCTCAGCAATGAGGGACAGAGCACACAAACGATCACAGTTGAAAAGGATTTGCCCTACCCAATGGCATATCGTGTAGATGCTCAGGTGTCAGACGTATCGAATCTCTCGGTGGCGGATTCCCAAACGTTTGTGGCACTGCCCAGTGATCGCATGATCGGACTCAAAACCGATTTTGTCGCTAAAGCTGGCAAAGAACTGCCTGTGCAGGTAATCGTTACGGATCCATCTGGAGCAGCGATCGCGAATCAGAATGTGCGAATAGAGTTGCAAAAGATGAACTACAGCAACATCACTCGCGTAGTAGAAGGCAGTCGCACGTCACAAAATCAGGTAGAGTACAAAACCGTTGCCGCTCAGGAACTCAACACAAAAGAGACAACTCAAACGGCATTCCTGACGGTGCCAGAATCCGGCTCTTACCGAATCCGCGCCACGATCGCAGGCAGCAGTGAAGCCAGTGCCACCGATTTGCAAATTTGGGCAACTGGAAACGAAGCTACCTTTTGGGGCGATCGCTACCGCAACAATCGATTAGAACTCAAACTGGACAAGAAAACCTATCGTCCGGGTGATCTGGCAACGGTTCTGATTCAGTCTCCCTATCCCGATGCAGAACTCTACTTTGCCGTAGTGCGGCATGACACAATTTATCAAACGGTCACCAAAGTCAACGGCAGTGCTCCGCAAATTCAGTTCACGGTCACGCCCAATATGGTGCCGAATGCAGCCGTAGAAGCGGTGTTAGTGCGGCAGGGCAAACCCCTGGAACAGGAAGAACCTGGCAGCCTGGATGACCTAGTGCGCATAGGGTTTGCGCCATTTACCACGAATACCGACGAACATTACCTCAATCTGGAAGTGAAACCCGCTGGAGGCGTAGAAGGCTCGCCAGCACTGGAACCCGGTAGTAACCAAACTGTGGAACTAACACTGAAAAATAATGTAGGCAGTTCGGTGAAAGGGCAGTTCACCGTGATGGTGGTCAACGAGGCGGTTCTGCAACTGAGTGGCTATCGTCCGCCTGATCTAGTGAAAACGGTGTTTGCCGAGCAACCCATTTCCACACGCCTGAGTGATAACCGTCCAGACGTTGTGCTGACTCCGATCACCTCTCCCTTGCAAAAAGGCTGGGGCTATGGCGGCGGACTTTCGGCTGGAGCCGCTAACACTCGCACCCGCACTGACTTCAAACCCGTGGCATATTACAATGGCTCCGTCGTCACGGATGAAAATGGCAAAGCGAAAGTCAGCTTTTCATTGCCGGACGACCTCACCACCTGGCGAGTCATGGCGGTAGCAACCGATGGCAACTTCAACTTTGGCACTACTGACACCACCTTTGTCACCAGCAAACCAGTCGTCTCCAATCCGATTTTGCCGCAGTTTGCTCGACCGGGCGATCGCTTTCAGGTGGGAGTTTCTGTCACTAACAACACCAGCACCGAAGGCGACCTCGCCATCACAGGCAACGTTACCGCTCCGCTAAAATTTGACAACAATTCTGGTTCAGAGCAAGCCAGAGCCAGAGTTGGCACCAATGCCTACCGCTTCCCCGTGCTGGTGGATCAGCCTGGTCAAGCAACTGTCAAATTCTCCTCTCAACTCAACGGCAACACTGATGCCTTCGAGGTGCCACTGGAGGTGAAGCCGCTCATGGTGATAGAGCAAGTAGTGGAATCAGGCACAACCAACGATCAGAAAGTGATTCCGATTAATGTGGATAAAAACGTTGCCAACGAGACGGGCGGGCTAGATATTTCCCTCGCCAGTTCGCTGATTCCCCAACTCGCCGCCCCGGCTCAACAAGTGCTGGATGAGCAAAATTTGCCCTTTTTGGAGCCAGCCGCCAGCCAGTTGAGTATTGCTGCTAACCTGCAAACCCTCTCTAGAACCTATGGGCAAACCTTTGCCGGATTCAACCCAACTAAGCAAGCGAATCAGGCACTCAATCGCCTGCAAGCGTTGAAGAAACCGGATGGTGGCTTTGCCTCTCACCCCAACATTCCAAAGTCTGACCCCTTTGTGACAGCCTACGCTGCCCAGGCGATCGCCCAAGCGCAGCAGGCATTCGGAGGTGAGCCGTCAGTCATTAGCAGTCAGGAGTTTATACCTGGTCTCAAAACTTACCTAAGCAAACTGCTGGCAGATCCAGGTCAGTATAACTTTTGCAAACAAGCACTCTGCAAAAATCAGGTGCGGCTGAATACCCTACTGGCACTGGCAGCGCTGGGCGATCGCCGGACTGAATTTGTCGTAGATATTTACGCGCAACGGGAACAACTCGACGCGATCGACCAGATGCGATTGGCACGTTACCTGTCGCAATTGCCCGATTGGCAGTCAGAAGCCAAAACGTTGGCATCCCAGTTGCAGGAAAGCACTTACGAGACAGGACGCAACGCCAAAGTCAACCTGCCGGAAGGTTGGCGCTGGTTTAGCTCCGGCACAGCAACGCAGGCAGAGGCATTGAAATTAGCGATCGCTCAAAAAGCCCGACCCGAAACCATTGATAAACTGGCGCAAGGTCTGCTGGCACAACGACGCAACGGCACCTGGCAAACCACCTACGACAACGCCGAAGCCCTGATGGCACTGGTGGAATATAGCCAGCTTCAGCCCATCCCGCCTAGTTTCAAAGCAACGGCAGATTTGGCGGGGAAAAATCTGGCAACCGCACAATTCCAGGGTTACCAGAAACCCAGCATCACAGTGAAGGTGCCAATGGCAGACCTCCCCCGCGAGAAGAATGATCTGGTGCTGAAAAAGTCTGGCAATGGCATTCTGCATTATCTAGTGGCTTACCGCTATCGCTTGCAGGGCAACCAACCCGGACGCTTAAACGGCTTACGGGTTACTCGCACGATTCGTCCAGCCAATGCGGAAAATGCTCTGTACACCACGGGACTGTATGCCAGCGATTCGCTGAAAGTGACCGTTGGGCAAGTTTACGATATCGGCTTGGAAATCATCGCCGATCACGCGGTTGATCACGTCGTCATTACCGATCCGCTCCCTGCTGGGTTTGAAGCGGTGGATGACAGCTTCCAAACCTCTACGCCCTACTTCAAAGCCAAAGGAGATTCCTGGCAGGTAGGTTACCAAACTCTGTACAAAGATCGGGTGGTTGCTTTCGGCGATAAGCTCAATCCTGGAGTTTACACGTTGCATTATCTGGTACGCTCAGTCACGCCTGGAACTTTCGTCTACCCCGGGGCAGAAGCCCATTTGCAATATGCGCCAGAAGAGTTCGGGCGATCAGCTTCAACGACGCTAATTGTGGAGGAGAAGTAAGAGGGTCTGTCTTTAACCTGGCTAGTTAATCGCAGAGTCAAACTCCACATTTTCGTGGAGATCTGCGATCGCAATTGTCCAGTCTCTTCTCAGGGTAGAAATTCGGGCTAGCTGAATGAATCTAGACTCCTGGATTCGATTTTCAAGCCTTAGAATAGATGAACATCTCAATCCGCGTATTTGTAAATTTTTATGACACTTTCTGGGTTTCTTTCTGCGTTGCCCGCGATCGCAGTTCTCGCAATTTTGATCATGGTGCATGAACTTGGGCACTTCATGGCAGCCCGCTTACAGGGAATTTACGCCAACAAGTTTTCCATCGGGTTTGGTCCAGTGTTGTGGAAATATCAGGGACCGGAAACCGAATACGCCCTGCGAGCCTTTCCTCTAGGCGGGTTTGTGGGTTTTCCCGATGATGACCCAGAAGCCAATAATATTGACCCTAATGATCCCAATTTGCTGAGAAATCGTCCCATTTTGGATCGGGCGATCGTCATCAGTGCTGGAGTCATCGCTAACCTGATTTTTGCTTACCTAGTACTGGTTGTGCAGGTGGGAACCGTTGGCGTGCAACAGGTGAGCCAGCCTGGAGTTTTGATTGATGGATTCTTTAAAGTCAGCGAAGTCAGTTCCCAGGCAGCGCAGGCAGGTATTCAACCAGGGGACAGCCTGTTTATCAACGGCAACAAAGATCGTGGCAAGTTTGATGTGGTTTACAACCCTTCTACCAATTCTGCAGAATTGCTGGCAACCACTAGCCCGGTCGAGTTTCAAATTGGGCAAAAGGATGAAAGTGGCAAACTCAAGCCAAAAACTATTACTCTTAGTCCTCAAATTGGCGCAAACGGAACGGGGCAAACTGGAGTTGGTTTAACTCCCACCCCTGCCCTCAAAGCTGGGTTAAAGCCGGGAGATGTAGTGTTGTCACTGAATGGGCACACCTTCGGACAATCAATCCGAGAAATTCAAACCTTTCAAAATACGATTCGAGAGAGTGCTAATACTCCTGTCCAAATGAAGGTGCAGCGTGGCAATCAGGTACTACTGCTGACGATTATCCCTGCTGCCAATGCTGATAACGAAGGCACGATTGGCGTCGGGCTATCTCCTAACGGAGAGTTTCAGCGTCAGCGAGTCGGTGGCTTAGGGGCGTTTAGTGTGGCGGCAGAAGCGTTCCAGAACATCGTAGTAGATACAATTGATGGGTTTGGTAAGTTGATCAGCCGATTCAGCAAAGTGGCCGATCAGGTGGCAGGACCAGTGGCGATCGTGGCAGTGGGAGCAAAAATCGCTCAATCCGATGCAGCCAGCTTATTTCAATTTGCAGCATTGATCAGCATCAATTTGGCAATCATCAACATTCTGCCCTTGCCTGCGTTGGATGGCGGACATCTCGCTTTCCTGTTAATCGAAGGGGTGCGAGGCAAACCGCTTCCGACCAAAATTCAAGATGGTGTGATGCAAACTGGTTTGATGCTACTCTTGGGCTTGGGAATTTTCTTAATTATTCGCGACACTGCTAACCTGATTCCACAGTGAGCACTCAGACGAAAAAGCTTTCAACCAAGCAGCGGGCGCTGGAGGTTTTGGCACGGCTGAAAGCACTCTATCCCGATGCCAAATGCTCGCTGAATTTTGAAACTCCGGTTCAACTATTGATTGCCACAATTCTATCGGCGCAATGTACGGATGAACGGGTAAATAAGGTGACTCCCGAATTGTTTCGGCGCTTTCCGGATGCAGCCGCGATCGCTTCGGCTGAACTGTCCGACATCGAAAACCTCGTGAAGTCCACCAACTTTTTCCGCAACAAAGCCAAAAACATTCAGGGTGCTTGTCGGTTGATCATGGAGCGCTACGGTGGCGAAGTGCCTCAAACCATGGAGGAGTTGCTGACCTTGCCTGGCGTTGCTCGTAAAACTTCGAACGTGGTGCTGGCAAATGCTTTCAATATCAACATGGGTGTGACCGTGGATACACACGTTAAGCGGTTAAGCTATCGTTTGGGTTTAACCAAACACACCGACCCAATCAAAGTTGAGCAGGATTTGATGAAACTCTTGCCCCGCCCTGATTGGGAAAACTGGTCGATTCGGCTGATTTATCATGGTCGCGCTGTGTGCAATGC is a window of Leptolyngbyaceae cyanobacterium JSC-12 DNA encoding:
- a CDS encoding large extracellular alpha-helical protein (IMG reference gene:2510094461~PFAM: MG2 domain; Alpha-2-macroglobulin family; Alpha-2-macroglobulin family N-terminal region; Alpha-2-macroglobulin MG1 domain): MRLGKHFMVPVLFLLGVLITVGFAGCGIANITNAPQTVEVAELPAPNLPDWIEEISPLGNAKTQSQIRVRFKEPLIPVESLESDDQRQLLQKFEVVPPLKGQFRFLTPRMVGFQADEATPLATRVRVTLKAGLADLKNHKLDQDLAWTFQTDRIKLTNLPTSYSTDNPKEVTEPLDTKPVLRVYANTELDQASLKEHAKLIPTGKNDSVALAVALEKQPEIFEPDTPSPEESFDPSTRSWIYTLQPQRDLDKATQYKLEFTPGLRSARGNLATEESFTSQVETYSPLAYQTLTYFGQPDASGTYGRFVKGAGQLAFNNPINVESALANISINPEPQNKDVPLVRAYEGDRVINLNPWALEPTTKYTVTIGADLKDKFGQTLGKPVTVDYETGDVAPDIWAPTDLNIFPANTNSNKALQLNISTVNLSEYKSAFEIVQPTDLVYVNSAYPQGNGNDLLPNPSRWKKSNVQPKKNESVETTVPLQKLLGGSTGMLAYGVQARTNSYQEDGKQKFREPTFYGMVQLTNLGVFAQWFPESGLVRVHHLSDGSPVGNASVQIYKSQLESKDRSTPTPCAAGKTDASGMLTLAKNQFQGCRNVGVETAPALLVIAQEGKDWAFTRTYEYSGAYDYGIDAGWESGKPISRGTIFSDRQLYQPGETVYLTGAAYYLQAGELKQDKNVKFTITLQRPDGQKQALGTQTSTQFGTFSLPVTLDKTQPLGTYVVQAKSENGAEITGEFRVAEFKPPNFKVALTLNAPGKGQSGAINRDRLPISPDESSAFVPIALPEQTVEAKVQSNYLFGPPVQAGEAKYYITRQQTEFAPKGWDGYSFGRRWFWPEETPEVSSDVLQTTQILSNEGQSTQTITVEKDLPYPMAYRVDAQVSDVSNLSVADSQTFVALPSDRMIGLKTDFVAKAGKELPVQVIVTDPSGAAIANQNVRIELQKMNYSNITRVVEGSRTSQNQVEYKTVAAQELNTKETTQTAFLTVPESGSYRIRATIAGSSEASATDLQIWATGNEATFWGDRYRNNRLELKLDKKTYRPGDLATVLIQSPYPDAELYFAVVRHDTIYQTVTKVNGSAPQIQFTVTPNMVPNAAVEAVLVRQGKPLEQEEPGSLDDLVRIGFAPFTTNTDEHYLNLEVKPAGGVEGSPALEPGSNQTVELTLKNNVGSSVKGQFTVMVVNEAVLQLSGYRPPDLVKTVFAEQPISTRLSDNRPDVVLTPITSPLQKGWGYGGGLSAGAANTRTRTDFKPVAYYNGSVVTDENGKAKVSFSLPDDLTTWRVMAVATDGNFNFGTTDTTFVTSKPVVSNPILPQFARPGDRFQVGVSVTNNTSTEGDLAITGNVTAPLKFDNNSGSEQARARVGTNAYRFPVLVDQPGQATVKFSSQLNGNTDAFEVPLEVKPLMVIEQVVESGTTNDQKVIPINVDKNVANETGGLDISLASSLIPQLAAPAQQVLDEQNLPFLEPAASQLSIAANLQTLSRTYGQTFAGFNPTKQANQALNRLQALKKPDGGFASHPNIPKSDPFVTAYAAQAIAQAQQAFGGEPSVISSQEFIPGLKTYLSKLLADPGQYNFCKQALCKNQVRLNTLLALAALGDRRTEFVVDIYAQREQLDAIDQMRLARYLSQLPDWQSEAKTLASQLQESTYETGRNAKVNLPEGWRWFSSGTATQAEALKLAIAQKARPETIDKLAQGLLAQRRNGTWQTTYDNAEALMALVEYSQLQPIPPSFKATADLAGKNLATAQFQGYQKPSITVKVPMADLPREKNDLVLKKSGNGILHYLVAYRYRLQGNQPGRLNGLRVTRTIRPANAENALYTTGLYASDSLKVTVGQVYDIGLEIIADHAVDHVVITDPLPAGFEAVDDSFQTSTPYFKAKGDSWQVGYQTLYKDRVVAFGDKLNPGVYTLHYLVRSVTPGTFVYPGAEAHLQYAPEEFGRSASTTLIVEEK
- a CDS encoding RIP metalloprotease RseP (IMG reference gene:2510094462~PFAM: Peptidase family M50~TIGRFAM: RIP metalloprotease RseP) translates to MTLSGFLSALPAIAVLAILIMVHELGHFMAARLQGIYANKFSIGFGPVLWKYQGPETEYALRAFPLGGFVGFPDDDPEANNIDPNDPNLLRNRPILDRAIVISAGVIANLIFAYLVLVVQVGTVGVQQVSQPGVLIDGFFKVSEVSSQAAQAGIQPGDSLFINGNKDRGKFDVVYNPSTNSAELLATTSPVEFQIGQKDESGKLKPKTITLSPQIGANGTGQTGVGLTPTPALKAGLKPGDVVLSLNGHTFGQSIREIQTFQNTIRESANTPVQMKVQRGNQVLLLTIIPAANADNEGTIGVGLSPNGEFQRQRVGGLGAFSVAAEAFQNIVVDTIDGFGKLISRFSKVADQVAGPVAIVAVGAKIAQSDAASLFQFAALISINLAIINILPLPALDGGHLAFLLIEGVRGKPLPTKIQDGVMQTGLMLLLGLGIFLIIRDTANLIPQ
- a CDS encoding DNA-(apurinic or apyrimidinic site) lyase (IMG reference gene:2510094463~PFAM: HhH-GPD superfamily base excision DNA repair protein~TIGRFAM: endonuclease III); translated protein: MSTQTKKLSTKQRALEVLARLKALYPDAKCSLNFETPVQLLIATILSAQCTDERVNKVTPELFRRFPDAAAIASAELSDIENLVKSTNFFRNKAKNIQGACRLIMERYGGEVPQTMEELLTLPGVARKTSNVVLANAFNINMGVTVDTHVKRLSYRLGLTKHTDPIKVEQDLMKLLPRPDWENWSIRLIYHGRAVCNARKPDCDRCTLADLCPSATLTEKPVIFEAPELDYPRNQ